The Miltoncostaea oceani genome includes a region encoding these proteins:
- a CDS encoding DnaJ domain-containing protein codes for MSDHDDHYAALEVAPDAGAEEIRAAWRFLMTAFHPDRFRDPDQQERAQEITKRANAAWQVLGDPARRRRYDLRRSAPSPRPVAPAGPPVRSLPCPTCATRCRVPDPGGRTVDLRCPACGETFPAMIGARCIGRPRLERRWMGLRYEAVFANARGERSSVSFRRLPQELALSEGELFSIVFHPRRARPVYAIVHGDGLDMGWRVG; via the coding sequence GTGAGCGACCACGACGACCACTACGCCGCGCTCGAGGTGGCGCCCGACGCGGGTGCGGAGGAGATCCGCGCGGCCTGGCGCTTCCTCATGACCGCGTTCCACCCGGACCGCTTCCGCGACCCGGACCAGCAGGAGCGCGCGCAGGAGATCACCAAGCGCGCGAACGCCGCGTGGCAGGTGCTGGGCGACCCCGCGCGGCGGCGGCGCTACGACCTGCGCCGCTCCGCGCCGTCCCCCCGGCCGGTCGCCCCCGCCGGCCCGCCGGTCCGCTCCCTCCCCTGCCCCACGTGCGCGACGCGCTGCCGGGTCCCGGACCCCGGGGGCCGCACGGTCGACCTGCGTTGCCCCGCCTGCGGCGAGACGTTCCCGGCGATGATCGGCGCGCGGTGCATCGGGCGGCCCCGGCTCGAGCGCCGGTGGATGGGCCTGCGGTACGAGGCGGTCTTCGCCAACGCCCGCGGGGAGCGCAGCTCGGTCAGCTTCCGGCGCCTCCCGCAGGAGCTCGCCCTCTCCGAGGGCGAGCTGTTCTCGATCGTGTTCCACCCCCGCCGGGCCCGGCCGGTCTACGCCATCGTCCACGGCGACGGCCTCGACATGGGCTGGCGGGTCGGCTGA
- a CDS encoding diguanylate cyclase — MAGPPSRAGARILVAEDNAVEAGLLRRELEAEGHRVVTARDGRDALRRVVDDAPFDLLVTDGQMPGLDGLRLCRLIRRSSEVLPIIYVTGTAEHLADALDAGADDFIRKPYASAELRARVRAALRTGHLRRQLAAERDRSRALADSLQDGLAVFDADGRILEVNDRLVDITGFPRGELVGAVPPFPFWPAERAEAYRRRLRRGMEGAGGSEGDRSYRHRSGRMVDVIVSLARLQGPGEGAAPSFVSTIKDVTDRRAAERELRRSERRHRALAEEQARLGRVAATVAASPDPREVFALVAREVAEMLGAEAGGVVRYADEGAELVGSWATTAEVWLPEGSLLPVTGDGATARVLREGRPVRVEGDVGVRLPDHAPPVASPADSVAAPILVGGGLWGNVGAISRTRGALAPGAEERLAEFAALVGIAIAGADARALLAHQASTDALTGVANRRAFEVRLVAEMASAVARGTDLSVVLVDLDHFKDVNDTHGHAVGDRVLCELARRMLGASRATDLVARVGGEEFAIVLPGADLATATDVADRVRAAVGGRTFGAAGRRTISAGVATRTDEEDAADLLRRADRRLYAAKAAGRDRAVAVDAVPTV; from the coding sequence GTGGCGGGTCCGCCGTCACGCGCCGGGGCGCGCATCCTCGTGGCCGAGGACAACGCCGTCGAGGCCGGGCTGCTGCGGCGGGAGCTCGAGGCGGAGGGCCACCGCGTGGTCACCGCCCGCGACGGCCGCGACGCCCTGCGCCGGGTCGTCGACGACGCGCCGTTCGACCTGCTGGTCACCGACGGGCAGATGCCGGGACTCGACGGCCTGCGCCTCTGCCGCCTGATCCGGCGGTCGTCGGAGGTGCTGCCCATCATCTACGTCACCGGGACCGCCGAGCACCTCGCCGACGCCCTCGACGCCGGCGCCGACGACTTCATCCGCAAGCCCTACGCCTCGGCGGAGCTCCGGGCCCGTGTGCGCGCCGCGCTGCGGACCGGGCACCTGCGACGGCAGCTCGCGGCCGAGCGCGACCGCTCGCGTGCCCTCGCCGACTCCCTGCAGGACGGGCTGGCGGTGTTCGACGCCGACGGCCGCATCCTGGAGGTGAACGACCGGCTCGTCGACATCACCGGCTTCCCCCGCGGCGAGCTCGTCGGCGCGGTCCCGCCCTTCCCCTTCTGGCCGGCGGAGCGCGCCGAGGCCTACCGGCGGCGCCTGCGCCGCGGCATGGAGGGGGCCGGTGGGTCGGAGGGGGACCGCAGCTACCGGCACCGGTCCGGCCGGATGGTCGACGTGATCGTCAGCCTGGCGCGCCTGCAGGGCCCCGGTGAGGGCGCCGCCCCGTCGTTCGTCAGCACGATCAAGGACGTGACGGACCGCCGGGCGGCCGAGCGGGAGCTGCGGCGCAGCGAGCGACGGCACCGGGCCCTCGCGGAGGAGCAGGCCCGGCTCGGGCGGGTCGCCGCGACGGTCGCCGCCAGCCCCGACCCCCGCGAGGTGTTCGCCCTCGTCGCCCGGGAGGTCGCCGAGATGCTCGGGGCGGAGGCCGGCGGGGTGGTGCGGTACGCGGACGAGGGCGCCGAGCTGGTCGGCTCGTGGGCGACGACCGCCGAGGTCTGGCTGCCCGAGGGGTCGCTGCTGCCGGTGACCGGCGACGGCGCGACGGCGCGGGTGCTTCGCGAGGGGCGGCCGGTGCGCGTCGAGGGGGACGTCGGCGTGCGCCTCCCCGACCACGCGCCGCCGGTCGCGTCCCCCGCCGACTCGGTGGCCGCGCCGATCCTCGTCGGCGGCGGGCTGTGGGGCAACGTCGGGGCGATCAGCCGCACCCGCGGGGCGCTCGCACCGGGTGCCGAGGAGCGCCTCGCCGAGTTCGCCGCGCTCGTCGGCATCGCCATCGCCGGGGCCGACGCCCGCGCCCTCCTCGCCCACCAGGCGTCGACGGACGCCCTCACGGGGGTGGCGAACCGCCGTGCGTTCGAGGTCCGCCTCGTCGCCGAGATGGCGTCCGCGGTCGCGCGCGGAACCGACCTCAGCGTCGTCCTCGTCGACCTCGACCACTTCAAGGACGTCAACGACACCCACGGCCACGCCGTCGGCGACCGGGTGCTGTGCGAGCTGGCGCGCCGGATGCTCGGCGCCAGCCGCGCCACGGACCTCGTCGCGCGCGTCGGCGGCGAGGAGTTCGCGATCGTGCTGCCCGGGGCGGACCTCGCGACGGCGACGGATGTCGCCGACCGGGTCCGTGCCGCGGTGGGGGGCCGGACGTTCGGCGCGGCCGGCCGGCGGACGATCTCCGCCGGCGTCGCGACCCGCACCGACGAGGAGGACGCCGCCGACCTGCTGCGGCGCGCCGACCGGCGCCTCTACGCCGCGAAGGCCGCCGGCCGGGACCGCGCCGTCGCGGTGGACGCCGTCCCCACCGTCTGA
- a CDS encoding ATP-binding protein has protein sequence MDDTPAPRVDDIPAGRAAGPWPPRAGDPQRSIADAAVSLNRALDPAGLLADVAVRVRVAVGARACVVGLAAGARGPEMTSVSAAAGWTDDAESAATAAGPVPAPEVAHDRLVVALAGRDGEHLGRVRAWADTGRPFGPGDLAVASQIAQVASVAVERLRRELDLEASRGDLAEAQRIAHMGSWIQDLDDGRVTCSDEVWRIYGLGAGEAFDDIDGLLARVHPDDRGVVAVAMEAVAERGGAHRWEHRIVRPGGEVRTVLVRAEASLPGDGRPRVRGTVLDITRRRDAEDALHLQAARITDLAADRRRLVAEVLDAEEGERQRIAEVLHESVLQDLLAARQDLGESLEEADGLTVRGRARMARAEAGLTVVVAALREAVGELHPLTLTHDGLRSALESTCARIARRAGVPIGCAVADSAAGPHDRLVLSLTREFLVNAEKHAGADRVSVAVSARAGVVTLVVEDDGVGFAPGTGEGGFRVGHLGLASARERVEVLGGTLAITTTPGSGTRIVARLPVAPVAAAGDGGTTTMWSSGDLS, from the coding sequence ATGGACGACACCCCGGCCCCGCGCGTGGACGACATCCCCGCGGGGCGCGCAGCCGGGCCGTGGCCGCCGCGGGCCGGCGACCCGCAGCGGTCCATCGCCGACGCGGCGGTCAGCCTCAACCGCGCCCTCGACCCCGCGGGGCTCCTGGCCGACGTCGCGGTGAGGGTCCGCGTCGCCGTCGGCGCGCGCGCCTGCGTCGTCGGGCTGGCGGCCGGGGCCCGGGGTCCCGAGATGACGTCGGTGTCGGCGGCGGCGGGGTGGACCGACGACGCCGAGAGCGCCGCGACCGCCGCGGGACCCGTCCCCGCGCCGGAGGTGGCGCACGACCGGCTGGTGGTCGCCCTGGCCGGCCGCGACGGCGAGCACCTCGGGCGCGTGCGGGCCTGGGCCGACACCGGCCGCCCCTTCGGCCCGGGGGACCTGGCCGTCGCCTCGCAGATCGCCCAGGTCGCATCGGTCGCCGTCGAGCGCCTGCGCCGTGAGCTCGACCTGGAGGCGAGTCGCGGCGACCTGGCCGAGGCGCAGCGCATCGCCCACATGGGCAGCTGGATCCAGGACCTCGACGACGGCCGCGTGACGTGCTCCGACGAGGTGTGGCGGATCTACGGGCTGGGGGCCGGCGAAGCGTTCGACGACATCGACGGGCTGCTGGCGCGGGTCCACCCCGACGACCGGGGCGTCGTCGCCGTCGCGATGGAGGCCGTCGCCGAGCGCGGGGGCGCGCACCGCTGGGAGCACCGCATCGTGCGGCCCGGGGGCGAGGTGCGGACGGTGCTGGTGCGCGCCGAGGCCTCGCTCCCCGGGGACGGCCGCCCCCGGGTGCGGGGGACGGTGCTGGACATCACGCGACGCCGGGACGCCGAGGACGCCCTCCACCTGCAGGCCGCGCGCATCACCGACCTCGCGGCCGACCGGCGGCGCCTGGTCGCGGAGGTGCTCGACGCCGAGGAGGGGGAGCGGCAGCGGATCGCGGAGGTGCTGCACGAGAGCGTCCTCCAGGACCTCCTCGCCGCCCGGCAGGACCTGGGGGAGTCGCTCGAGGAGGCGGACGGCCTGACCGTCCGCGGGCGGGCCCGGATGGCGCGGGCGGAGGCGGGGCTCACCGTGGTGGTGGCGGCGCTGCGGGAGGCGGTGGGGGAGCTCCACCCGCTGACCCTCACGCACGACGGCCTGCGCAGCGCCCTGGAGTCGACGTGCGCCCGCATCGCCCGCCGGGCCGGCGTCCCGATCGGCTGCGCCGTGGCCGACTCGGCCGCCGGGCCGCACGACCGGCTCGTCCTCTCGCTCACCCGCGAGTTCCTCGTCAACGCCGAGAAGCACGCGGGCGCCGACCGGGTGTCGGTCGCCGTCAGCGCGCGCGCGGGCGTCGTCACCCTGGTGGTGGAGGACGACGGCGTGGGCTTCGCGCCGGGGACGGGGGAGGGCGGGTTCCGGGTCGGCCACCTCGGCCTGGCGTCGGCGCGCGAGCGGGTGGAGGTCCTCGGCGGGACCCTCGCGATCACCACGACCCCCGGATCGGGCACTCGTATCGTGGCGCGGCTCCCGGTCGCCCCCGTCGCCGCGGCAGGGGACGGAGGTACAACGACCATGTGGAGTTCGGGCGACCTAAGTTAG
- a CDS encoding S8 family serine peptidase — translation MPAPRRARAAAVWALAVLALAASAHTASAAERSDSVLVRVDPSAPAPERADVRRALDAGSVTPLVAGWRAYDVPGELTLAQARRLLADAPAAEAVALDAKLQPMEVPNDALYPQQWSLPAIGAPMGWDASGSAAPVVVAVIDTGVQTAHPDLASRLWTNPGETPGNGIDDDANGHVDDVHGWNFFDDTATLYNASDGDSHGTHVAGTIAARRGNGDGIAGVADNARIMPLKFLKPGGGYTSDAMSAIQYATAEGATVINASWGGGSYSQPLCDAIGLAGDAGVLFVVAAGNGGPDAIGDDNDAAPTWPANCPSPNVISVAATTPMDDISSFSNYGAASVDIGAPGEGILSTVPSLTYGDKSGTSMATPHVSGVAAVVRGMHPGLSPWQLKAAIMTGGDVAPALAGLTVSGRRVDLAGALATAGTGIGADTTPPDAFSPLAPADGYATAAPTPPLFSWTPSSDGQTGITAYRLVIDGAVVATTGAGVRSARPAAIADGIHTWTVVAVDGQGNTRATPARTLVVDAGAPSAPVLRGPAAGARVPGPAVDLTWTPATDAVSGVETHRVVVDGVPVATLPGTAGAARVTMTHGGHSWQVVAVDRLGNQSVSAPRSLSVTGTIPALQTPSAPAARRLTLVAPSRLATGSAPLLRVRLPSAMRVTVSVRRARAARPVSTFRIRARAGLTTVRFPAAATRAMRRPGTYVVSARASTRLRDTVRITVGPRRR, via the coding sequence ATGCCCGCCCCGCGCCGCGCGCGGGCCGCCGCCGTCTGGGCGCTCGCCGTCCTCGCGCTCGCGGCCTCCGCGCACACCGCCTCGGCGGCGGAGCGGAGCGACTCCGTGCTCGTGCGGGTCGACCCGTCCGCCCCCGCGCCGGAGCGGGCCGACGTGCGCCGGGCGCTCGACGCCGGGTCGGTGACCCCGCTCGTCGCCGGGTGGCGGGCCTACGACGTCCCGGGTGAGCTGACGCTGGCGCAGGCGCGCCGCCTGCTCGCCGACGCGCCCGCGGCGGAGGCCGTCGCGCTCGACGCGAAGCTGCAGCCGATGGAGGTGCCGAACGACGCCCTCTACCCGCAGCAGTGGTCGCTGCCGGCGATCGGCGCCCCCATGGGCTGGGACGCCTCCGGCTCGGCGGCCCCCGTCGTCGTCGCCGTGATCGACACCGGCGTCCAGACGGCGCACCCCGACCTCGCCTCGCGGCTGTGGACCAACCCGGGCGAGACGCCGGGCAACGGCATCGACGACGACGCGAACGGCCACGTCGACGACGTGCACGGATGGAACTTCTTCGACGACACCGCGACGCTCTACAACGCCTCCGACGGCGACAGCCACGGCACGCACGTCGCCGGGACGATCGCCGCCCGCCGCGGCAACGGCGACGGCATCGCCGGCGTCGCCGACAACGCCCGCATCATGCCCCTCAAGTTCCTGAAGCCCGGGGGCGGCTACACGTCCGACGCGATGTCGGCCATCCAGTACGCGACGGCCGAGGGCGCGACCGTCATCAACGCCTCGTGGGGCGGCGGGTCGTACTCCCAGCCGCTGTGCGACGCGATCGGCCTGGCGGGCGACGCGGGCGTCCTGTTCGTGGTGGCCGCCGGCAACGGCGGTCCCGACGCGATCGGCGACGACAACGACGCGGCGCCGACGTGGCCCGCGAACTGCCCGTCGCCCAACGTCATCTCCGTCGCCGCGACGACCCCGATGGACGACATCTCCTCGTTCTCGAACTACGGCGCCGCGTCGGTCGACATCGGCGCCCCCGGCGAGGGGATCCTCAGCACCGTCCCGAGCCTGACCTACGGCGACAAGTCCGGCACGTCCATGGCGACCCCCCACGTGTCGGGTGTCGCGGCGGTCGTGCGGGGCATGCACCCGGGGCTCAGCCCCTGGCAGCTGAAGGCGGCGATCATGACCGGCGGCGACGTGGCCCCGGCGCTCGCGGGCCTGACGGTCTCCGGGCGCCGCGTGGACCTCGCCGGCGCCCTCGCCACCGCGGGCACCGGCATCGGCGCCGACACGACCCCCCCGGACGCGTTCAGCCCGCTGGCCCCCGCCGACGGCTACGCCACCGCGGCGCCGACGCCGCCGCTCTTCTCGTGGACGCCGTCCTCCGACGGCCAGACCGGCATCACCGCGTACCGCCTGGTCATCGACGGCGCCGTCGTCGCGACGACCGGGGCGGGCGTGCGCTCGGCGCGGCCCGCGGCGATCGCCGACGGGATCCACACGTGGACCGTCGTCGCGGTGGACGGCCAGGGCAACACGCGCGCCACCCCGGCGCGGACCCTCGTCGTCGACGCCGGCGCCCCGTCGGCGCCGGTGCTGCGCGGCCCCGCCGCCGGCGCCCGCGTGCCCGGCCCCGCGGTCGACCTGACCTGGACGCCCGCGACCGACGCCGTCAGCGGCGTCGAGACGCACCGCGTGGTGGTCGACGGCGTCCCCGTCGCGACGCTGCCGGGGACGGCCGGCGCGGCCCGCGTCACCATGACCCACGGTGGCCACAGCTGGCAGGTGGTCGCGGTCGACCGCCTCGGCAACCAGTCGGTGAGCGCGCCGCGGAGCCTCTCCGTCACGGGCACCATCCCCGCCCTCCAGACGCCGTCCGCCCCGGCGGCGCGTCGCCTCACCCTCGTCGCCCCGTCGCGGCTCGCCACGGGCTCCGCCCCGCTGCTGCGGGTGCGGCTGCCCTCGGCGATGCGCGTCACCGTCTCCGTGCGCCGCGCCCGCGCCGCGCGGCCGGTCTCGACGTTCCGCATCCGGGCGCGGGCCGGCCTCACCACCGTCCGCTTCCCCGCCGCCGCGACCCGGGCGATGCGCCGACCCGGCACCTACGTGGTGTCGGCCCGGGCCTCGACCCGCCTGCGGGACACGGTGCGCATCACGGTCGGTCCCCGCCGCCGCTGA
- a CDS encoding GNAT family N-acetyltransferase, translated as MTGGAGPAGDAGRLACRPLTAADYPRARAVVDDWFGHPVGLVMHRLFFDQLGPSGVWMEEPGGVPAGFLLGLVSESEPDLAYVHMHVVAPAWRGRGAGERLYAEFCARAHARGCRRVRALAAPDRTASRRFHERLGFTGRDAPGYLGPGADRTVYERGLPLDEGATPLASRRSGDRGTAGGQMSEPTPTPHDDRREHPRADVELPARVVADGEVVDAQSLNLSEGGILLAGSDFPSAGQVRIEIELAEMGWHALDAEVVRLDDRPGGTLAARFAEAATEGGRDAIRAFFASRLQEREH; from the coding sequence GTGACCGGGGGGGCGGGACCGGCCGGCGACGCCGGCCGGCTCGCCTGCCGCCCCCTCACGGCGGCCGACTACCCCCGCGCCCGCGCGGTGGTCGACGACTGGTTCGGCCACCCGGTCGGCCTCGTGATGCACCGCCTCTTCTTCGACCAGCTCGGCCCGTCCGGCGTCTGGATGGAGGAGCCCGGCGGCGTCCCCGCCGGCTTCCTGCTCGGCCTGGTCAGCGAGAGCGAACCCGACCTCGCCTACGTGCACATGCACGTCGTCGCGCCCGCCTGGCGGGGTCGCGGGGCGGGGGAGCGCCTCTACGCCGAGTTCTGCGCCCGTGCGCACGCCCGCGGCTGCCGCAGGGTCCGGGCGCTCGCCGCGCCCGACCGGACCGCGTCCCGCCGGTTCCACGAGCGCCTCGGCTTCACCGGCCGCGACGCCCCCGGGTACCTCGGCCCGGGGGCCGACAGGACGGTCTACGAACGCGGTCTCCCGCTGGACGAGGGGGCGACTCCGCTAGCATCGCGCCGATCCGGTGACCGCGGGACCGCAGGGGGCCAGATGTCCGAACCGACGCCGACGCCGCACGACGACCGCCGCGAGCACCCACGTGCCGATGTCGAGCTGCCGGCGCGCGTCGTCGCCGACGGCGAGGTCGTCGACGCGCAGAGCCTCAACCTCAGCGAGGGCGGCATCCTGCTCGCCGGCTCCGACTTCCCGTCGGCCGGGCAGGTGAGGATCGAGATCGAGCTCGCCGAGATGGGATGGCATGCGCTCGACGCCGAGGTCGTGCGGCTCGACGACCGGCCCGGGGGCACGCTCGCCGCGCGCTTCGCCGAGGCGGCGACCGAGGGCGGCCGCGACGCGATCCGCGCGTTCTTCGCCTCACGGCTCCAGGAGCGCGAGCACTAG
- a CDS encoding (2Fe-2S)-binding protein, giving the protein MPAAPPAPPDPAAWFDARVRPLAVHGPAGDDATDTWIPVGAPPSEGTLATIEERAAAEQEAPPRVALTWAAGGLAGMAATALTVAAVRDGVVIRAGLERPAGPEGWIRDMRLRDGVVAVGGDHPWSGAPGVGHVPDGVLGRAVAEAVVEVCGPVVAALAARSRRGRPGLWAQVADAVGHAAAAVCAADPGRRHATVIAGVTGVLGAAGAPWPARPVLRSVPAPGGPVMVVHRGSCCLAYRCGADAAYCATCLFRPPGEVAERVVAHAAGA; this is encoded by the coding sequence GTGCCCGCCGCCCCGCCCGCACCGCCGGACCCGGCGGCCTGGTTCGACGCCCGGGTGCGGCCGCTCGCCGTCCACGGCCCCGCCGGGGACGACGCCACGGACACCTGGATCCCGGTGGGCGCACCACCGTCGGAGGGGACCCTCGCGACGATCGAGGAGCGGGCGGCGGCCGAGCAGGAGGCGCCCCCCCGGGTCGCCCTCACGTGGGCGGCGGGCGGGCTCGCGGGGATGGCGGCGACCGCGTTGACCGTCGCGGCCGTGCGCGACGGGGTCGTCATCCGCGCGGGTCTGGAGCGCCCCGCCGGTCCCGAGGGGTGGATCCGCGACATGCGCCTCCGCGACGGCGTCGTCGCCGTCGGGGGGGACCACCCGTGGAGCGGCGCCCCCGGCGTCGGCCACGTTCCGGACGGGGTCCTCGGCCGGGCGGTGGCCGAGGCCGTCGTCGAGGTGTGCGGCCCGGTCGTCGCGGCGCTCGCCGCGCGCTCGCGCCGTGGCCGCCCGGGCCTCTGGGCGCAGGTCGCCGACGCCGTCGGCCACGCCGCCGCGGCGGTCTGCGCGGCCGATCCGGGGCGTCGCCACGCCACCGTCATCGCCGGGGTGACGGGGGTCCTCGGCGCGGCGGGCGCCCCGTGGCCCGCCCGCCCGGTGCTGCGCAGCGTGCCCGCCCCGGGCGGGCCGGTGATGGTGGTCCACCGCGGGTCGTGCTGCCTCGCGTACCGCTGCGGAGCCGATGCCGCCTACTGCGCGACGTGCCTGTTCCGCCCGCCCGGCGAGGTCGCCGAGCGGGTCGTCGCGCACGCCGCGGGCGCCTGA
- a CDS encoding helix-turn-helix domain-containing protein, with product MEERPSIGARLREARLRQGLEIADCATATRIRERYLVAIEDGRFESLPDPAFVNGFVRAYAEHLGVAVDGPIRELPANAIAPGGRGRPRPVSLTATRITARGVGARPPFWRRGPVLVLVLVVATVAVAAWAGVLPFP from the coding sequence GTGGAGGAACGGCCGTCCATCGGTGCGCGTCTCCGCGAGGCGCGCCTCCGCCAGGGTCTGGAGATCGCCGACTGCGCGACGGCGACGCGCATCCGCGAGCGCTATCTGGTGGCCATCGAGGACGGCCGCTTCGAGTCGCTGCCCGACCCGGCGTTCGTCAACGGCTTCGTCCGGGCCTACGCCGAGCACCTCGGCGTCGCCGTCGACGGACCGATCCGCGAGCTCCCCGCGAACGCGATCGCGCCGGGCGGCCGGGGCCGCCCGCGCCCCGTCAGCCTGACGGCCACGCGCATCACCGCCCGGGGCGTCGGCGCCCGCCCGCCGTTCTGGCGCCGCGGCCCGGTGCTGGTGCTGGTGCTCGTCGTCGCCACCGTCGCGGTCGCCGCATGGGCCGGGGTGCTGCCCTTCCCCTGA
- a CDS encoding ferritin — MPVEPVVVDALNAQMGRELEAHLQYLSISSWFDAEGLPELTKFFAAQAAEEHEHAMKFLTYLQDIGGPVVIPALAAPKPGFESAEEAVAASLEWEEAVTASIHRIVDLATEHRDHATQVFLQWFVTEQVEEVATMGELLQVTRRAGEGGLLLVDDYVARSLAVAE, encoded by the coding sequence ATGCCCGTCGAGCCCGTCGTCGTCGATGCCCTCAACGCCCAGATGGGGCGTGAGCTGGAAGCCCACCTGCAGTACCTCTCGATCTCGAGCTGGTTCGATGCGGAGGGTCTCCCCGAGCTGACCAAGTTCTTCGCGGCCCAGGCGGCCGAGGAGCACGAGCACGCGATGAAGTTCCTGACCTACCTCCAGGACATCGGCGGGCCGGTCGTGATCCCCGCCCTCGCCGCCCCGAAGCCGGGCTTCGAGAGCGCCGAGGAGGCCGTCGCCGCGAGCCTCGAGTGGGAGGAGGCCGTCACGGCCAGCATCCACCGGATCGTCGACCTCGCCACCGAGCACCGCGACCACGCGACGCAGGTGTTCCTGCAGTGGTTCGTGACCGAGCAGGTCGAGGAGGTCGCGACCATGGGCGAGCTGCTCCAGGTGACCCGGCGCGCCGGCGAGGGCGGCCTCCTGCTCGTCGACGACTACGTGGCGCGGTCGCTGGCCGTCGCGGAGTGA
- a CDS encoding class I SAM-dependent methyltransferase translates to MEGDTTGAAAPDPVVAHFDARPAAYDRQLGRERRSLRVAAAFAGDLEGRDVIDLGAGTGALTAALLAGRGTPASVVAVDAAPRMLARAGDRLGDAVTLLRADARAVPSPGGSADVVTCAYLLHLLAPADGAAVVAEAWRLLRPGGLLVVVVHGSPPGPAGTVHRAVWRAWRRIAPGAGVVGGGPLADVRPLLTGAGFVVEASRRVAGVYWGQVVRCRRPAGDLANRWRP, encoded by the coding sequence GTGGAGGGCGACACGACAGGGGCGGCGGCGCCGGACCCGGTCGTCGCGCACTTCGACGCCCGCCCGGCCGCCTACGACCGCCAGCTCGGCCGGGAGCGCCGCTCCCTGCGGGTCGCGGCCGCGTTCGCCGGGGATCTGGAGGGGCGGGACGTGATCGACCTGGGGGCGGGGACGGGGGCGCTGACGGCCGCGCTGCTCGCCGGGCGGGGGACGCCGGCCTCGGTGGTCGCCGTCGATGCCGCGCCGCGGATGCTCGCCCGGGCCGGGGACCGGCTCGGCGACGCGGTGACCCTGCTGCGGGCGGACGCGCGCGCCGTGCCGTCGCCCGGCGGGTCGGCCGACGTCGTGACGTGCGCCTACCTGCTGCACCTGCTCGCCCCCGCGGACGGCGCGGCCGTCGTGGCGGAGGCGTGGCGCCTCCTGCGGCCCGGGGGCCTGCTGGTCGTCGTGGTGCACGGCTCGCCGCCGGGGCCGGCGGGGACGGTCCACCGGGCCGTCTGGCGGGCGTGGCGGCGCATCGCCCCCGGCGCGGGGGTGGTGGGCGGCGGCCCGCTCGCCGACGTGCGGCCCCTGCTCACCGGCGCGGGGTTCGTCGTCGAGGCGTCGCGGCGCGTGGCGGGCGTCTACTGGGGTCAGGTGGTGCGGTGCCGCCGCCCCGCGGGGGACCTCGCGAACCGGTGGCGCCCGTAG